A region of Micromonospora chokoriensis DNA encodes the following proteins:
- a CDS encoding ABC-F family ATP-binding cassette domain-containing protein: MSATMIVKDLAAGHGDRSLFAGLDLVVAPGDVVGLVGPNGAGKSTLLRTLAGLLPVEAGSVRLSPPTATVGHLPQEPERRPGETVRDFLARRTGVTAAQAALDAATEALTAGTAGADDAYGDALERWLALGGADLDERAEQVSADLGLSVDLDHAMTGLSGGQAARAGLASLLLSRYDIFLLDEPTNDLDLAGLERLEEFVTGLRAGTVLVSHDREFLTRTVTRVLELDLPQQQVNHYGGGYAAYLEEREVARRHARADFEEYADTKAGLEARARTQRGWMDKGVKNARRKATDNDKIGRKFRSEASEKQAGKVKQTERLIERLDVVEEPRKEWELRMEIAAAPRAGAVVATLRGAVVRRGGFTLGPVDLQIDWADRVAVTGANGSGKSTLLAALLGRLPLDAGTASLGPGVVVGEVDQARGLFLGDAPLIDAFHAAVPHMSPADARTLLAKFGLRAAHVPRPAATLSPGERTRAALALLQGRGVNLLVLDEPTNHLDLPAIEQLESALATYPGTLLLVTHDRRMLAAIATNRRLRVDGGRIAED, from the coding sequence ATGAGCGCCACGATGATCGTCAAGGACCTGGCCGCCGGGCACGGCGACCGCTCACTCTTCGCCGGGTTGGACCTGGTTGTCGCCCCTGGTGACGTGGTCGGCCTGGTGGGGCCGAACGGGGCCGGCAAGTCGACGCTGCTGCGTACCCTCGCCGGGTTGTTGCCGGTCGAGGCCGGCAGCGTCCGGCTGAGCCCGCCCACCGCGACCGTCGGGCACCTGCCGCAGGAGCCGGAACGGCGACCGGGCGAGACGGTGCGGGACTTCTTGGCCCGCCGGACCGGGGTGACCGCCGCGCAGGCGGCCCTGGACGCGGCGACCGAGGCGTTGACCGCCGGGACGGCGGGCGCGGACGACGCGTACGGCGACGCGTTGGAGCGCTGGCTCGCCCTCGGCGGCGCGGATCTGGACGAGCGCGCCGAGCAGGTGAGCGCCGACCTGGGTCTGTCGGTGGACCTGGACCACGCCATGACCGGGTTGTCCGGCGGTCAGGCGGCCCGGGCGGGGCTGGCGTCGCTGCTGCTCAGCCGGTACGACATCTTCCTGCTCGACGAGCCGACGAACGACCTGGACCTGGCCGGGTTGGAGCGCCTGGAGGAGTTCGTCACCGGGCTACGCGCCGGCACGGTGCTGGTCAGCCACGACCGGGAGTTCCTGACCCGCACGGTGACCCGGGTGTTGGAGCTGGACCTGCCGCAGCAGCAGGTCAACCACTACGGCGGTGGCTACGCGGCCTACCTGGAGGAGCGCGAGGTGGCGCGCCGGCACGCCCGCGCGGACTTCGAGGAGTACGCCGACACGAAGGCCGGTCTGGAGGCGCGGGCGCGCACCCAGCGGGGCTGGATGGACAAGGGCGTGAAGAACGCCCGCCGAAAGGCCACCGACAACGACAAGATCGGTCGTAAGTTCCGGAGCGAGGCGAGCGAGAAGCAGGCCGGCAAGGTCAAGCAGACCGAGCGGCTGATCGAACGGCTCGACGTGGTCGAGGAGCCCCGCAAGGAGTGGGAGCTGCGCATGGAGATCGCCGCCGCGCCCCGCGCCGGCGCCGTCGTGGCCACGCTGCGAGGTGCGGTGGTACGTCGAGGCGGGTTCACCCTCGGCCCGGTCGACCTTCAGATCGACTGGGCGGACCGGGTGGCGGTCACCGGGGCGAACGGCTCCGGCAAGTCGACACTGCTGGCCGCGCTGCTCGGCCGGTTGCCGCTGGACGCCGGCACCGCCTCGCTCGGGCCCGGCGTCGTGGTCGGCGAGGTCGATCAGGCCCGCGGGTTGTTCCTCGGTGACGCGCCGCTGATCGACGCGTTTCACGCCGCCGTACCCCACATGTCGCCCGCCGACGCGCGGACCCTGCTGGCGAAGTTCGGGCTGCGCGCGGCGCACGTGCCCCGCCCGGCGGCCACCCTCTCCCCTGGTGAGCGGACCCGGGCGGCGTTGGCCCTGCTCCAGGGCCGTGGGGTCAACTTGCTGGTGCTCGACGAGCCCACCAACCACCTGGACCTGCCCGCCATCGAACAGCTCGAGTCGGCGCTGGCGACCTACCCCGGAACGCTGCTGCTGGTCACCCACGACCGGCGGATGTTGGCCGCCATCGCGACCAACCGGCGGCTGCGGGTCGACGGCGGGCGGATCGCCGAGGATTGA
- a CDS encoding ROK family protein has protein sequence MVTTLAIDCGGGGIKASVLDEAGTMRARPLRVPTPYPLPPALFVSTLLDLGGRLPTADRLTVGVPGMIRHGVVVATPHYVTRSGPRSRVDPDLLAEWSGWDARGALADAFGVPALVLNDAEVHGAGVVAGTGCELVLTLGTGLGSALFDGGVLAPHLELSHAPVRWGTTYDTYVGEPERRRLGDAFWSRRIRQVVDGLRPVFRWDRLYLGGGNSRLIRPEQLARMGDDVVVVPNTAGIVGGVRAWELSAGRRDART, from the coding sequence GTGGTGACCACACTGGCGATCGACTGCGGCGGCGGAGGTATCAAGGCCTCCGTGCTGGACGAGGCGGGCACGATGCGGGCCCGACCGTTGCGGGTGCCCACCCCGTACCCGTTGCCGCCTGCGCTTTTCGTCTCGACCCTGCTCGATCTGGGCGGACGCCTGCCGACGGCGGACCGGCTGACCGTCGGCGTACCCGGGATGATCCGGCACGGGGTGGTGGTCGCCACGCCGCACTACGTGACCCGCAGCGGCCCGCGCAGTCGCGTCGACCCGGACCTGCTCGCCGAGTGGTCCGGCTGGGACGCCCGGGGCGCCCTCGCGGACGCTTTCGGGGTGCCCGCGCTGGTGCTCAACGACGCCGAGGTGCACGGTGCCGGGGTGGTCGCCGGCACCGGCTGCGAGCTGGTGCTGACCCTCGGCACCGGGCTGGGCAGCGCGCTCTTCGACGGCGGGGTGCTCGCACCGCACCTGGAGCTGTCGCACGCGCCGGTGCGGTGGGGCACCACCTACGACACGTACGTGGGTGAGCCGGAACGTCGGCGGCTCGGCGACGCCTTCTGGTCCCGCCGGATCCGGCAGGTGGTCGACGGGTTGCGCCCGGTGTTCCGGTGGGACCGGCTCTACCTGGGCGGGGGCAACTCCCGACTGATCCGGCCCGAGCAGCTCGCCCGGATGGGCGACGACGTGGTGGTGGTGCCGAACACCGCCGGAATCGTCGGCGGTGTCCGTGCCTGGGAACTTTCCGCCGGACGTCGGGACGCCCGCACCTGA
- a CDS encoding tetratricopeptide repeat protein, translating to MDLLADYRRATMFFETGDPSGAARLLEPIVDAEPGNAAVRQLLARAYFQSAQLNRAEEHLRELIDRDPSDHYAHHVLGRTLERLNRHNDALRHLRIAAAMYATNDDYRTALERVETRVGGTR from the coding sequence ATGGATCTTCTGGCGGACTACCGGCGGGCGACCATGTTCTTCGAAACCGGTGACCCGAGCGGAGCGGCCCGACTGCTGGAACCGATCGTCGACGCCGAACCCGGCAACGCGGCCGTTCGGCAGCTGCTGGCCCGGGCGTACTTCCAGTCGGCCCAGCTCAACCGGGCCGAGGAGCACCTGCGGGAGCTGATCGACCGGGACCCCAGCGACCACTACGCGCACCACGTGCTCGGTCGGACGCTGGAGCGGCTGAACCGGCACAACGACGCGCTGCGGCACCTGCGGATCGCCGCCGCGATGTACGCGACGAACGACGACTACCGGACCGCGCTGGAGCGGGTGGAGACCCGAGTGGGCGGCACACGCTGA
- a CDS encoding Smr/MutS family protein, with protein sequence MKLKLDLHDIFNKGQDIDRALRGIMDEAVAKKATLVEIIPGKGSGQLKKRVLRFLDQKDVKQLYHRVEKDSKNFGRLFVHFRWK encoded by the coding sequence ATGAAGCTCAAGCTGGACCTGCACGACATCTTCAACAAGGGCCAGGACATCGACCGCGCGCTGCGCGGGATCATGGACGAGGCGGTGGCGAAGAAGGCCACCCTCGTCGAGATCATCCCCGGTAAGGGGTCCGGTCAGCTCAAGAAGCGCGTGCTGCGGTTCCTCGACCAGAAGGATGTCAAGCAGCTCTACCACCGCGTGGAGAAGGACTCGAAGAACTTCGGCCGGCTCTTCGTCCACTTCCGCTGGAAGTAG
- a CDS encoding PIN-like domain-containing protein — protein MSRSKRSSESPPEFFADRCLGKQAPALLVNLGWIVHVVSDYFPDDAQAVSDPEWIEYGLQRGWSLLTQDERISTQPAVKALLREYSGCIHCLDSANLAIQARVARFEIQRGAIHQNARDRRVGFFLVRERGAPRRKR, from the coding sequence TTGAGCAGGTCGAAGCGCTCATCCGAGTCGCCGCCTGAGTTTTTCGCTGACCGCTGCCTGGGCAAACAGGCACCGGCACTGCTGGTTAACCTGGGCTGGATCGTTCACGTAGTTAGTGACTATTTTCCAGACGATGCGCAGGCGGTCAGCGATCCCGAATGGATCGAGTATGGGCTGCAGCGCGGGTGGTCACTTCTTACCCAAGACGAACGGATCTCCACCCAGCCGGCGGTCAAGGCGCTACTACGCGAGTACAGCGGGTGCATCCACTGCCTTGATAGCGCGAATCTCGCGATTCAAGCGCGGGTCGCCCGATTCGAGATCCAGCGCGGTGCCATTCATCAGAACGCTCGCGATCGGCGGGTGGGCTTCTTCCTTGTGCGCGAGCGCGGGGCTCCACGGCGCAAGCGGTAG
- a CDS encoding DUF433 domain-containing protein, producing the protein MIDKFTVPLLTPFEAATHLQIPERTMRRWLHQDAAGSPLVHSVRPERRGWPSVPFIALVEAYVLRALRDLGLSPHRIAEAAATVRTQFGTEYGLATRKIATDGIDVFVHYLDSDEIARAPDGQMPIRQVVENYLQYIAWDDDGFARRLTLRRYDPAVAQVVIDPRFAWGAPIVESAKVTVDTILGMWRGGESPDVVASEYGLSVEQVEALIRVAA; encoded by the coding sequence ATGATCGACAAGTTCACGGTTCCACTGCTGACCCCCTTCGAGGCCGCCACACACCTGCAGATCCCCGAGCGGACCATGCGGCGCTGGCTTCACCAAGACGCTGCAGGATCGCCGCTGGTGCACAGCGTTAGGCCCGAGCGTCGAGGCTGGCCGTCAGTGCCCTTCATCGCGCTGGTCGAGGCTTACGTACTACGCGCCCTACGCGATCTGGGGCTTTCCCCTCACAGGATCGCTGAAGCGGCAGCAACCGTTAGAACTCAGTTCGGCACCGAATACGGCCTGGCAACCCGCAAGATCGCAACCGACGGCATCGACGTATTCGTGCACTATCTCGACAGCGACGAGATCGCCCGCGCACCTGACGGGCAAATGCCGATTCGGCAGGTCGTCGAGAACTACCTGCAGTACATCGCATGGGACGACGACGGCTTCGCCAGGAGGCTGACCCTGCGGCGCTACGACCCCGCTGTCGCCCAGGTCGTCATCGACCCACGGTTTGCGTGGGGGGCTCCCATTGTCGAATCCGCCAAGGTCACCGTTGACACGATCCTCGGCATGTGGAGAGGCGGAGAAAGTCCCGATGTCGTTGCCAGCGAATACGGACTGAGCGTTGAGCAGGTCGAAGCGCTCATCCGAGTCGCCGCCTGA
- a CDS encoding winged helix-turn-helix domain-containing protein: MSEAAYLQVARDIREQISSGQLKPGDKLPSFAALCEHYDVSNTVIRASMLLLKAEGLIDGRQGKGVYVANSPHE; encoded by the coding sequence ATGTCTGAAGCTGCGTACCTACAGGTCGCCCGAGATATCCGCGAGCAGATCAGCTCCGGCCAGTTGAAGCCGGGCGACAAGCTGCCGTCCTTCGCCGCCCTGTGCGAGCACTACGACGTCAGCAACACGGTGATCCGCGCCTCCATGCTGCTACTCAAAGCCGAGGGCTTGATCGACGGCCGGCAGGGCAAGGGCGTCTACGTCGCCAACTCGCCTCACGAATAG